A single region of the Selenomonas sp. oral taxon 920 genome encodes:
- a CDS encoding cyclase family protein, translated as MAYQLWNVLDELKSDAYEWVDLTHPLNNDSPFWAGIPEGSVELSKTCFDWGNPMLDCLIQTFKFPGQFGTHIDFPGHFVRNRPLAESYGAQHMLYPLCVIDVTEQVARDVHYAVTVEDIKTYEAKYGVIPDGAFVALYTGWSRHWPDMDAISGIAEDGSENFPGWSMDALKYIYETRNAAASGHETLDTDASVEAAKAGDLACERYLLDKGKLQVEVLTNLDRVAPAGALLFVAWPNIEGATGLPARVIAITPKK; from the coding sequence ATGGCATATCAACTGTGGAATGTTCTTGATGAACTGAAGTCAGATGCGTATGAGTGGGTGGATCTGACGCATCCGCTGAACAATGACAGTCCGTTCTGGGCGGGGATTCCGGAGGGCTCTGTGGAGCTCAGCAAGACGTGCTTTGACTGGGGCAATCCGATGCTCGACTGCCTGATCCAGACGTTCAAGTTCCCGGGGCAGTTCGGGACGCACATTGATTTTCCGGGGCATTTCGTCCGCAACCGTCCGCTCGCCGAGTCCTATGGGGCGCAGCATATGCTCTATCCGCTGTGCGTGATCGACGTGACGGAGCAGGTCGCACGCGATGTCCACTATGCGGTGACGGTGGAGGACATCAAGACGTACGAGGCGAAATACGGCGTGATTCCGGACGGTGCATTTGTCGCGCTCTATACCGGATGGAGCAGGCACTGGCCGGATATGGACGCGATCTCCGGTATCGCGGAGGACGGCAGTGAGAATTTCCCGGGCTGGTCGATGGATGCGCTGAAATACATCTACGAAACGCGAAATGCGGCCGCGAGCGGGCATGAGACGCTGGACACGGATGCCTCTGTGGAAGCGGCGAAGGCGGGGGATCTTGCCTGCGAGCGATACCTCCTCGACAAGGGCAAGCTGCAGGTTGAGGTGCTGACGAACCTCGATCGTGTGGCTCCTGCGGGAGCGCTGCTCTTCGTCGCGTGGCCGAATATCGAGGGCGCGACGGGGCTGCCCGCGCGCGTGATTGCGATTACGCCGAAGAAGTAA
- the mqnE gene encoding aminofutalosine synthase MqnE yields MHSEYLEIEKKIKHGERLTREDGLRLFACPDIAWIGALADRVRQEKCGDIVYYNVNCHVNLTNICLAHCKFCAFGRDAGDKGAYEMSVEEAVAHVADAMRDPHLAGLHVVSGLHPDWTFEDYLGRLKALHEAFPTLYLKGFTGVEITHFAKSSGLTVHDVLVRLREAGLQSIAGGGAEILTDRVRGELCPNKATADEWLETHRTAHTLGIKTNASMLYGHIETIEERIEHMLRLRELQDETGGFQTFIPFPFLPSNTELGQTVRQTSMWDDLRTIAISRLMLDNFRNIKAYWVMLTVPVAQVALCFGANDIDGTVHKETILHDAGAKSPRALSEDHIIRVIREIGRTPAACDSNFNIIETY; encoded by the coding sequence TTGCACAGCGAATACTTGGAGATTGAGAAGAAAATCAAGCACGGTGAGCGGCTGACGCGTGAGGACGGGCTGCGGCTCTTTGCGTGTCCTGACATTGCGTGGATTGGTGCGCTTGCTGACCGCGTGCGGCAGGAGAAGTGCGGTGACATTGTCTACTACAACGTGAACTGCCATGTGAACCTCACGAATATCTGCCTCGCGCACTGCAAGTTCTGTGCGTTCGGGCGCGATGCGGGCGACAAGGGCGCATACGAGATGAGCGTAGAGGAGGCGGTGGCGCACGTCGCGGATGCGATGCGCGACCCGCATCTCGCGGGGCTGCATGTGGTGAGCGGGCTGCATCCGGACTGGACGTTCGAGGACTATTTGGGGCGGCTGAAAGCTCTGCATGAGGCGTTTCCCACGCTCTATCTGAAGGGGTTTACGGGCGTGGAGATCACGCATTTTGCAAAGAGTTCGGGCCTCACGGTGCACGATGTGCTCGTGCGCCTGCGTGAGGCAGGGCTGCAGTCGATTGCGGGCGGCGGCGCGGAGATCCTGACCGACCGCGTGCGCGGCGAACTTTGTCCGAACAAGGCAACGGCGGACGAGTGGCTCGAAACGCATCGTACGGCGCATACACTTGGGATCAAGACGAATGCGTCGATGCTCTATGGACATATCGAGACCATCGAGGAGCGCATCGAGCATATGCTGCGGCTGCGTGAGCTGCAGGATGAGACGGGCGGCTTCCAGACGTTCATCCCGTTCCCGTTCCTGCCGTCGAATACGGAGCTCGGACAGACGGTGCGGCAGACGTCGATGTGGGACGATCTCAGGACGATTGCGATCTCGCGCCTGATGCTCGACAACTTCCGCAACATCAAGGCGTACTGGGTAATGTTGACCGTGCCCGTGGCGCAGGTGGCGCTCTGCTTCGGCGCGAACGATATCGACGGCACGGTGCACAAGGAGACGATTCTCCACGATGCGGGCGCGAAGAGTCCCCGCGCACTCTCGGAGGATCATATCATCCGTGTGATTCGTGAGATCGGGCGCACGCCCGCTGCGTGTGACTCGAACTTTAATATCATCGAGACGTATTGA
- a CDS encoding LUD domain-containing protein, with protein MSAYEERIVRTMEAFRRNRYDVSRFAERTAAADHLAAEIRGKRVGFGDSETLRALSLYERLSVHNEVIDPPRAGHVGGIEAFLAAGREALMTDVFLLSANAITEEGQILNMDGAGNRVAGSLFGHEKTYFVVGINKLVPDISAGIERIHRIAAPRNAHRKGKKTPCAKDGTRCYDCAALERICNALTIHYKKMSYRPMELVLIEEELGL; from the coding sequence ATGTCGGCATACGAGGAGCGCATTGTGCGCACGATGGAGGCATTCCGCCGGAATCGCTACGATGTCTCGCGATTCGCGGAGCGCACAGCGGCGGCGGACCACCTCGCCGCTGAGATTCGCGGCAAGCGCGTCGGCTTCGGCGACTCCGAGACACTGCGGGCGCTCTCCCTCTACGAGCGTCTGAGCGTGCATAACGAGGTGATCGACCCGCCGCGTGCGGGGCATGTCGGCGGCATTGAGGCATTTCTCGCTGCGGGGCGCGAGGCACTGATGACGGACGTGTTCCTGCTCTCGGCGAACGCCATCACGGAAGAGGGGCAGATTCTCAACATGGACGGTGCGGGCAACCGTGTCGCGGGCTCGCTTTTCGGGCATGAAAAGACCTACTTCGTCGTCGGAATCAACAAACTTGTCCCCGACATCTCGGCGGGCATCGAGCGCATTCACCGCATCGCCGCCCCACGCAACGCCCACCGCAAGGGCAAGAAAACGCCCTGCGCGAAGGACGGTACGCGCTGCTATGACTGCGCGGCACTTGAGCGCATCTGCAACGCCCTCACCATCCACTACAAGAAGATGAGCTATCGCCCGATGGAGCTCGTGCTGATCGAGGAGGAACTGGGGTTATAA
- a CDS encoding type II toxin-antitoxin system RelB/DinJ family antitoxin, translating to MAQAMVNFRMDAELKRAMEETCRQMGLTLTSAFTMFAAKVTQERRIPFEVTAEPDPFYSEENMARLRAAIADVEAGRSTLKPHELIEAD from the coding sequence ATGGCTCAGGCAATGGTAAATTTTCGGATGGATGCAGAACTCAAGCGTGCGATGGAGGAGACTTGCCGCCAAATGGGGCTGACGTTGACCTCCGCATTTACAATGTTCGCGGCTAAGGTGACGCAGGAACGCCGCATCCCGTTCGAGGTCACAGCAGAACCGGATCCGTTCTACAGCGAGGAGAATATGGCGCGTCTACGTGCGGCGATTGCAGATGTTGAGGCAGGGCGCAGTACGCTGAAACCGCATGAGCTCATCGAGGCCGACTGA
- a CDS encoding Txe/YoeB family addiction module toxin gives MEKLWQDEAWEAYLYWQTQDKKTLKKINRLIQDIDRNGYQCQGQPEPLKGELSGFWSVHIDEKNRLVFRIKNGRFEIWQCGSHYRDK, from the coding sequence ATGGAGAAACTGTGGCAGGATGAAGCGTGGGAGGCCTATCTGTACTGGCAGACGCAGGATAAGAAGACGCTGAAAAAGATCAACCGTCTCATTCAGGATATTGACCGCAACGGATACCAATGCCAGGGACAGCCGGAACCGCTCAAGGGCGAGCTTTCCGGCTTTTGGAGTGTTCATATTGATGAAAAGAATCGTCTGGTTTTCCGTATTAAGAATGGGCGATTCGAGATATGGCAGTGCGGTTCGCACTATCGGGACAAGTAA
- a CDS encoding tetratricopeptide repeat protein yields the protein MTLLEQCQIWHENNEFQKIIAEIEALPSEERTPELDSELARAYNNTAGAGDRAYFEKAIGLLSPHADYFAGDHLWNFRMGYAYYYLDREDRALPHFEAALAALPEDADTKSMIAYCHKGLSMPLFQRPFRTRVQEAWAAFENIETELRALMDAGPDHGEELIERCDTVLRIALSDAAFEMGRGGEKYELILTPEGVRAKLFPLVYFARHAPASVREHWDIRVGRTASLGALRTGDNSIEMKDVAVWFAQEGEGIALMVYCEKLLSLLKEDENRTWWMLSTIVDQALGEIASIRLIHDFDVLDAPREDPPMLLTDLPKALEEAGLSLDSDAEDYLEHSYLAYEREPQDISDTSWRFDVYTGSTRLPSILSAYTENDATLVDMYHADGIVAGFLAYPLTEELRADSEAPLAFRDALMTAIERDAKEPDAVTFLGGATGTDCGYLDFLAWDLRAVLDAANDFLEQTDLPWAVFHSFRRDANSVSLFDRTEEEESAEQESPAAAKASLLSPAAVRKLEAMDDGSTGYFYKMLHYLESYIKNGTIKGNFTREEARADLDIALWYAYACNNIDAYEYYYRTTQWMPAAAVNAKGCGTYYYRYAVALMYCGRLDDALRMAEKGAQEEPDYPWTYLQLGKLRAHFGDRDGAHEAVQKGLALVPDDHEFLTLAREIEEGATIEQMSYHWIDPTFDEELQGAAASGETLGLRDGVDADGEMYDKQCAIACMTVHEAGLSYFRHLFRPDPKNYERNAPYCSFNYTVGDTSVRLVFHMNEAGLSKRDPAWLRTQKERLDDRRWLKRVDDAGTGTLSTVHFELDNQVTLAYQYPWQEKCVYIPLDEDGNPKDEE from the coding sequence ATGACCTTACTCGAACAGTGCCAAATTTGGCACGAGAACAACGAATTTCAGAAGATCATCGCGGAGATCGAGGCGCTGCCAAGCGAGGAGCGCACGCCGGAACTCGACAGTGAGCTTGCGCGCGCCTACAACAATACGGCAGGCGCGGGCGATCGCGCGTATTTTGAAAAGGCAATCGGACTCCTCTCTCCCCACGCGGACTATTTCGCGGGCGATCATCTCTGGAACTTCCGCATGGGCTACGCCTACTACTACCTCGACCGCGAGGACCGCGCCCTCCCACATTTTGAGGCAGCCCTCGCCGCGCTCCCCGAGGATGCGGATACCAAGAGTATGATTGCATACTGTCACAAGGGACTTTCCATGCCGCTCTTTCAACGCCCGTTCCGCACCCGCGTGCAGGAGGCGTGGGCAGCGTTCGAGAACATAGAGACGGAGCTGCGCGCGCTGATGGATGCGGGGCCGGATCACGGCGAGGAGCTCATCGAGCGGTGCGACACTGTTCTGCGCATCGCCCTCTCCGACGCAGCCTTCGAGATGGGACGCGGCGGGGAAAAATACGAGCTGATCCTAACGCCCGAGGGCGTGCGCGCAAAGCTCTTTCCGCTCGTCTATTTCGCACGCCATGCCCCCGCCTCCGTGCGCGAGCACTGGGACATCCGCGTCGGGCGCACCGCCTCTCTTGGTGCCCTGCGTACGGGCGACAACAGCATCGAGATGAAGGATGTCGCCGTCTGGTTCGCACAGGAGGGAGAGGGGATCGCCCTCATGGTCTACTGCGAAAAACTCCTTTCTCTCCTGAAGGAGGACGAGAATCGCACATGGTGGATGCTCTCCACGATCGTCGATCAGGCACTTGGCGAAATCGCCTCCATCCGCCTCATCCATGATTTCGATGTCCTCGATGCGCCGCGGGAAGATCCGCCGATGTTACTGACGGATCTGCCAAAGGCCCTTGAGGAGGCGGGTCTTTCTCTCGACAGCGATGCAGAGGACTATCTGGAGCACTCCTATCTCGCCTACGAACGCGAGCCGCAGGATATTTCCGATACGAGCTGGCGGTTCGATGTCTACACGGGCAGTACGCGTCTGCCCTCCATCCTCAGCGCCTATACGGAAAACGATGCGACACTCGTGGATATGTACCATGCGGACGGGATTGTGGCGGGCTTTCTCGCCTATCCGCTGACGGAGGAGCTGCGCGCGGATTCGGAGGCTCCCCTCGCGTTTCGCGATGCGCTCATGACGGCAATCGAGAGGGATGCCAAGGAGCCGGATGCTGTGACCTTCCTTGGCGGAGCGACGGGTACGGACTGCGGCTATCTGGACTTTCTCGCATGGGATCTGCGCGCCGTCCTCGACGCCGCCAACGACTTTCTCGAACAGACGGATCTGCCGTGGGCGGTATTCCACTCCTTCCGACGGGACGCAAATTCCGTCAGCCTCTTTGATCGTACGGAGGAGGAGGAAAGCGCGGAGCAGGAAAGCCCCGCCGCCGCGAAAGCCTCCCTGCTCTCCCCTGCGGCGGTTCGGAAACTCGAGGCGATGGACGACGGCTCGACGGGCTATTTCTACAAGATGCTGCACTATCTGGAATCGTACATCAAGAACGGAACCATCAAGGGGAATTTCACGCGCGAGGAGGCGCGTGCCGATCTGGATATTGCACTGTGGTATGCATACGCATGCAACAATATCGATGCCTACGAGTACTACTACCGTACAACGCAGTGGATGCCCGCAGCAGCGGTAAATGCAAAGGGCTGCGGGACATACTACTACCGCTACGCCGTCGCCCTCATGTACTGCGGACGACTGGACGATGCACTCCGCATGGCAGAGAAGGGTGCACAGGAGGAGCCGGACTATCCGTGGACATATCTGCAGCTCGGCAAACTCCGCGCACACTTCGGCGACCGTGACGGGGCACACGAGGCAGTGCAGAAGGGGCTTGCGCTCGTGCCGGACGATCATGAATTTCTGACGCTTGCACGTGAGATCGAGGAGGGTGCAACCATTGAGCAGATGTCCTACCACTGGATTGATCCCACGTTTGACGAAGAGCTGCAAGGAGCGGCCGCATCAGGAGAAACACTGGGGCTGCGTGACGGCGTTGATGCCGATGGAGAAATGTACGACAAGCAGTGCGCCATCGCCTGCATGACAGTACATGAGGCGGGGCTTTCGTACTTCCGCCATCTCTTCCGTCCCGATCCGAAAAATTACGAACGGAACGCACCCTATTGCAGCTTTAACTATACCGTAGGTGATACATCCGTGCGGCTCGTCTTTCACATGAACGAGGCGGGCCTCTCGAAGCGCGATCCCGCATGGCTGCGCACGCAGAAGGAGCGCCTCGACGATAGGCGCTGGCTGAAACGCGTCGATGATGCGGGAACGGGCACGCTGAGCACAGTGCATTTCGAACTCGACAATCAGGTTACGCTCGCGTATCAGTACCCGTGGCAGGAGAAGTGCGTCTACATTCCATTGGATGAGGATGGGAATCCGAAGGATGAGGAGTAG
- a CDS encoding suppressor of fused domain protein: MKKIGRNDSAYKKKAPMPTEVYTEEELEIVESYIETNFGTYANVFHEIVSPDIHLDICIVDPTEERNYYMLVTLGMGAHRMNVPKELAEYKLERAELAIALPPDWKIHEDDEVHYWPIRLLKNLARLPIEDDTWLCWGHTIDNRARCYAENTKLTAALIVSAQIKGGGDTVCPLPNGDEVNFYQIIPLYRDELNYKFDRSAKELLNLFDERRVSFVIDPERRSALAPEDFTDLVMDNAQWHLDSLREKKLPVDEITAYNHLAIYLRWCIEHELMADWFVRQYAATVRAVREHPADTDLRPFIRDELHGILMHGFFGEEGTAFAQYYYDGEAPSFPSDIDNHALAYFGTEQYFSEEFDDEAYLFVPFDEDYYAAMAATIAQRWEAWKRNSAERKENEDEAPSDVAAAIMQYLNCGRADCSLMYFPPMADDDPIMAAYSYAVRRSVHDGYVPLLIVPSDTLWEILTMNAEAEKGAFKDYDFDADAVEKYREKMLAQPLPDGKAILMERLGERFELSRKETPDDGDGEEFRETDHFISYWDYETQKTQPMILAKIPVKHPWTVFAYLPFGGWNDCPDTAALMAVSKYWHERHGAVPAVLTYDTLEYSVPAPIEPQERALDLAKEQYAFCADIIEQGAPGMSVTRLARDLRQSNIWYFWWD; the protein is encoded by the coding sequence ATGAAAAAAATTGGCAGAAATGATTCTGCATATAAAAAGAAAGCCCCAATGCCCACAGAGGTCTATACCGAGGAAGAACTGGAGATCGTCGAAAGTTACATTGAGACGAACTTCGGCACGTATGCAAACGTCTTTCATGAGATTGTCTCGCCGGACATCCACCTGGACATCTGCATTGTCGATCCGACCGAGGAACGCAACTACTATATGCTCGTCACCCTCGGGATGGGCGCACACCGTATGAACGTGCCAAAAGAACTCGCCGAATACAAGCTCGAACGCGCGGAACTCGCGATCGCCCTGCCGCCCGACTGGAAGATCCACGAGGACGATGAAGTGCACTACTGGCCGATCCGCCTGCTGAAGAACCTCGCACGTCTGCCGATCGAGGACGATACATGGCTTTGCTGGGGGCATACCATTGATAATAGGGCTCGCTGCTATGCCGAGAACACCAAGCTGACCGCTGCCCTGATCGTCAGCGCGCAGATCAAAGGCGGAGGAGACACCGTCTGCCCCCTCCCAAACGGCGATGAGGTCAATTTCTATCAGATCATCCCACTCTACCGGGATGAACTCAACTACAAGTTCGACCGCAGTGCAAAAGAGCTGCTGAACCTCTTTGACGAGCGTCGTGTGAGCTTCGTCATTGATCCGGAGAGGCGCAGCGCACTCGCGCCCGAGGACTTCACCGATCTCGTAATGGACAATGCGCAGTGGCACCTCGACAGCCTGCGCGAAAAGAAGCTGCCCGTGGACGAGATCACGGCGTACAACCACCTCGCGATCTATCTGCGCTGGTGCATCGAGCATGAGCTGATGGCGGATTGGTTCGTCCGCCAGTATGCGGCGACTGTCCGCGCCGTGCGGGAGCATCCGGCAGATACCGACCTGCGCCCCTTTATCCGCGACGAACTGCACGGGATTCTGATGCACGGCTTCTTTGGCGAGGAGGGCACGGCGTTCGCACAGTATTACTACGACGGCGAGGCCCCCTCCTTTCCCTCGGACATCGACAATCATGCCTTAGCGTACTTCGGTACGGAGCAGTACTTCTCGGAGGAGTTCGACGACGAGGCATATCTGTTCGTCCCGTTCGATGAGGACTACTATGCAGCAATGGCGGCGACCATCGCACAGCGGTGGGAGGCGTGGAAGCGGAACAGCGCCGAGCGGAAGGAAAATGAAGATGAGGCGCCAAGCGACGTCGCTGCCGCAATCATGCAGTACCTGAACTGCGGCAGGGCAGACTGCTCCCTGATGTACTTCCCGCCGATGGCGGACGACGATCCGATTATGGCGGCGTACAGCTATGCCGTACGCCGCAGTGTGCACGACGGCTATGTCCCCCTGCTCATCGTCCCGAGCGATACCCTGTGGGAGATTCTGACGATGAACGCAGAGGCGGAAAAGGGCGCGTTCAAGGACTATGATTTCGATGCCGATGCCGTGGAAAAGTACCGCGAAAAAATGCTTGCACAGCCTCTGCCGGACGGCAAGGCGATACTAATGGAGCGGCTCGGCGAACGTTTTGAACTGAGCCGAAAGGAGACACCGGACGATGGAGATGGGGAAGAGTTCCGTGAGACCGACCACTTTATCAGCTACTGGGACTACGAGACGCAGAAAACGCAGCCGATGATTCTCGCCAAGATTCCCGTGAAACATCCGTGGACAGTGTTTGCATATCTGCCGTTCGGCGGGTGGAACGACTGCCCCGACACCGCCGCGCTGATGGCGGTGTCGAAATACTGGCACGAACGGCACGGCGCAGTGCCTGCCGTCCTCACCTATGACACGCTCGAATACAGCGTTCCCGCACCCATAGAGCCGCAGGAGCGCGCCTTGGATCTGGCGAAGGAGCAGTACGCGTTCTGCGCCGACATCATCGAGCAGGGCGCACCCGGCATGAGCGTCACGCGTCTCGCGCGCGATCTGAGGCAGTCAAACATCTGGTATTTCTGGTGGGACTAA
- a CDS encoding MATE family efflux transporter, translated as MAQLSQPITYRTLLAFAVPMIVSQLFMNVNFIVDGFFVAQAVGTDGLSAINIVMPFIPLTIVLATMLGTGGSALVAAQLGAGENRHARENFSLLVLVCVILSTMIAVLGMTFLHPILYFFGASLTFLLLWQKRKQYGYL; from the coding sequence GTGGCGCAGCTATCCCAGCCCATCACCTACCGCACACTGCTCGCGTTTGCCGTGCCGATGATCGTGTCACAGCTCTTTATGAATGTGAACTTCATCGTCGACGGCTTCTTCGTCGCGCAGGCCGTCGGGACGGATGGACTGTCGGCGATCAACATCGTCATGCCGTTCATCCCGCTCACGATTGTGCTTGCAACCATGCTCGGCACGGGCGGGAGTGCGCTCGTTGCAGCGCAGCTCGGCGCGGGCGAAAATCGCCATGCACGCGAAAATTTCTCCCTGCTCGTCCTCGTCTGCGTCATTCTCAGCACGATGATTGCCGTGCTCGGCATGACCTTCCTGCACCCGATTCTCTACTTCTTCGGCGCATCGCTCACCTTCCTGCTCCTTTGGCAGAAGCGGAAGCAATACGGATATCTGTAG
- the mqnE gene encoding aminofutalosine synthase MqnE: MSDRKKARAAAERGARLTREDALALYEDNDLLALAAWARAAKERESGKNVYYTVNRHINLTNICSANCPLCAFQVEQGDARGYIMETDDVARVLELAKNTPRLTEIHIVSALHPDRPFSYYEGVVRQVRAALPHADIKAFTPVEVVNFAKTEGTSVRDILRTLQAAGLSSLPGGGAEILSDRVRAIICPNKATRAEWLDCMRTAHELGIRTNASMMYGHIETVEERIDHLLALRELQDETGGFQAFMLFPFHPENTALGAERKLARVGSWEDMKMLALSRLVLDNVAHFKAFWVMLTQPIAQLALGFGADDLDGTIGEEKIIHAAGAQTQTGITRRELDAMIREAGYVPVERDTFYQPIAAGEGA, from the coding sequence ATGAGTGATCGAAAGAAAGCCCGTGCCGCCGCCGAGCGCGGGGCGCGGCTGACGAGGGAGGATGCGCTCGCCCTCTACGAGGACAACGATCTCCTCGCGCTCGCCGCGTGGGCGCGTGCGGCGAAGGAGCGCGAGAGCGGGAAGAACGTCTACTATACGGTGAACCGCCACATCAATCTCACGAATATATGCAGTGCAAACTGTCCGCTCTGTGCGTTCCAGGTGGAGCAGGGGGATGCGCGCGGCTATATTATGGAAACGGATGATGTAGCTCGCGTGCTGGAACTGGCGAAAAATACGCCGCGCCTCACGGAAATCCATATCGTGAGTGCCCTGCATCCCGATCGTCCCTTCTCCTACTACGAGGGGGTCGTGCGGCAGGTGCGTGCGGCACTTCCGCACGCGGATATCAAGGCGTTCACGCCCGTGGAGGTTGTGAACTTTGCAAAGACGGAGGGGACTTCTGTCCGCGACATTCTGCGTACGCTGCAGGCGGCGGGACTGTCGTCCCTCCCCGGAGGTGGCGCAGAGATTCTGTCCGACCGCGTCCGCGCCATCATCTGCCCGAACAAGGCAACGCGTGCCGAGTGGCTCGACTGTATGCGTACGGCGCACGAACTCGGCATCCGCACAAATGCCTCCATGATGTACGGGCACATCGAGACGGTCGAGGAGCGCATCGACCACCTGCTTGCCCTGCGCGAGCTGCAGGATGAGACGGGCGGCTTTCAGGCATTCATGCTCTTTCCGTTTCATCCAGAGAACACGGCTCTCGGCGCGGAGCGGAAGCTCGCGCGCGTCGGCTCGTGGGAGGATATGAAGATGCTCGCACTCTCACGCCTTGTCCTCGACAATGTGGCACATTTCAAGGCGTTCTGGGTCATGCTGACGCAGCCCATCGCGCAGCTTGCCCTTGGCTTCGGTGCGGACGATCTCGACGGCACGATTGGGGAGGAGAAGATCATCCATGCGGCGGGCGCACAGACGCAGACGGGCATCACGCGACGCGAACTCGACGCGATGATTCGCGAGGCGGGCTATGTGCCTGTGGAGCGTGACACGTTTTATCAGCCGATTGCGGCAGGGGAGGGCGCATGA
- the mqnC gene encoding cyclic dehypoxanthinyl futalosine synthase yields MRISEREAADLLTHGDPIDLGRAADAERRRRFGDTVTFIVDRNINYTNVCVNECRFCAFYTKQDAENAYLLPMEEILAKVGETAEAGGTQVMIQGGIHPDLPLSYYEDMLRAIRDRYPSIVIHSFTATEILYFAEKEGITIEDTLRRLQDAGLASLPGGGAEILVDRVRKLIAPKKIMTEDWLRVMRTAHKIGMESTATMVIGFGETMAERVEHMEHIRRLQEETGGFRAFITWTFQPGNTALGGEKTSSWDYMRTLAVTRLYMDNVAHIQGSWVTQGERIGQLTLGFGADDLGSIMLEENVVRAAGTRYNMSIKKMIDLIRGAGREPAQRDTRYRVIRRF; encoded by the coding sequence ATGAGAATCTCGGAGCGGGAGGCGGCAGACCTACTCACGCACGGCGACCCCATCGACCTTGGACGCGCGGCGGATGCGGAGCGGCGGCGGCGGTTCGGCGATACGGTGACATTCATCGTTGACCGCAACATCAACTATACAAATGTATGCGTGAACGAATGCCGTTTCTGTGCCTTCTATACGAAACAGGATGCGGAGAATGCGTATCTCCTGCCGATGGAGGAGATTCTCGCGAAGGTCGGCGAGACAGCGGAGGCGGGCGGTACGCAGGTCATGATCCAGGGCGGCATTCACCCCGATCTGCCGCTTTCCTACTATGAAGATATGCTGCGTGCGATCCGTGACCGCTATCCCTCCATCGTGATCCACTCCTTTACGGCGACGGAGATTCTGTACTTTGCCGAAAAGGAGGGCATTACGATTGAGGACACGCTGCGCCGCCTGCAGGATGCGGGGCTTGCCTCGCTCCCCGGCGGCGGTGCGGAGATCCTCGTCGACCGCGTACGCAAGCTCATCGCACCAAAGAAGATCATGACCGAGGACTGGCTGCGCGTGATGCGGACGGCACACAAGATCGGCATGGAGTCGACGGCGACGATGGTGATCGGCTTCGGCGAGACGATGGCGGAACGAGTGGAGCACATGGAGCACATTCGACGGCTGCAAGAGGAGACGGGCGGCTTCCGCGCATTCATCACATGGACGTTCCAGCCGGGCAATACCGCACTCGGCGGGGAGAAGACTTCGAGCTGGGACTATATGCGGACGCTTGCCGTCACGCGTCTCTACATGGACAATGTCGCGCACATACAGGGATCGTGGGTCACGCAGGGCGAGCGCATCGGACAGCTGACGCTTGGCTTCGGCGCGGACGATCTCGGGAGCATCATGCTTGAGGAGAATGTCGTGCGTGCGGCGGGGACGCGGTACAATATGTCGATTAAGAAGATGATTGATCTGATACGCGGTGCGGGCAGAGAGCCGGCGCAGCGCGACACGCGCTATCGCGTGATACGGAGGTTTTAG